The following proteins come from a genomic window of Prionailurus viverrinus isolate Anna chromosome D1, UM_Priviv_1.0, whole genome shotgun sequence:
- the LOC125176758 gene encoding olfactory receptor 5AN1-like, with amino-acid sequence MTGGGNITEVTYFILLGFSDFPRILAVLFVVFLLIYIMTLTWNLCLIILIRMDSHLHTPMYFFLSNLSFMDICYVTSTAPKMLSSFFQEQQTITFVGCAVQYFLFSIMGLSESCLMTAMAYDRYAAICNPLLYSSVMSPTLCIRMVLGSYLAGLSASVSLLCAILQLHFCGPNVINHFFCDMPQLLVLSCTDAFFVQLLTAILTVIFGITNAFIIMISYGYIVISIMKITSAKGRSKAFNTCASHLTAVSLFYTSGMFVYLSSSSGGSSSFDRFASVFYTVVIPMLNPLIYSLRNKEIKDALKRLQKKKCSC; translated from the coding sequence ATGACTGGGGGAGGAAATATTACAGAGGTCACTTATTTCATCCTTTTGGGATTCTCTGATTTCCCCAGAATCCTAGCAGTGCTCTTTGTTGTATTTCTGCTCATCTACATTATGACTCTGACTTGGAACTTGTGCCTCATCATCTTAATAAGGATGGACTCTCACCTCCAcacacccatgtacttcttcctcagtAATCTGTCCTTCATGGATATCTGCTATGTGACCTCCACAGCCCCCAAGATGCTCTCCAGCTTTTTCCAAGAGCAGCAGACTATCACCTTTGTGGGTTGCGCCGttcaatactttcttttttcaatcATGGGACTGAGTGAGTCTTGTCTCATGACAGCCATGGCTTATGACCGATATGCCGCCATTTGTAATCCTCTTCTGTATTCATCAGTCATGTCACCCACCCTCTGTATTCGGATGGTGCTGGGGTCCTATCTGGCTGGACTCTCTGCTTCTGTATCCCTGTTGTGTGCCATACTTCAGCTTCACTTCTGTGGGCCTAATGTCATCAACCACTTCTTCTGTGACATGCCCCAGTTGTTAGTCCTGTCCTGCACTGATGCTTTCTTTGTACAGCTCTTGACTGCTATATTAACAGTGATCTTTGGGATAACAAATGCCTTCATCATCATGATATCCTATGGCTATATTGTCATCTCCATCATGAAGATCACTTCAGCTAAAGGCAGGTCCAAGGCTTTCAACACCTGTGCTTCTCATCTGACAGCAGTGTCCCTCTTCTATACCTCAGGTATGTTTGTCTATTTGAGTTCCAGCTCTGGTGGCTCCTCCAGTTTTGACAGATTTGCATCAGTATTCTACACTGTGGTTATCCCCATGTTGAATCCCTTGATTTACAGTCTGAGGAACAAGGAAATCAAAGATGCCTTGAAGAGGctgcaaaagaagaaatgttCCTGCTGA